One part of the Dasypus novemcinctus isolate mDasNov1 chromosome 27, mDasNov1.1.hap2, whole genome shotgun sequence genome encodes these proteins:
- the CXCR5 gene encoding C-X-C chemokine receptor type 5, with amino-acid sequence MNYLTLNVDLMNYNLEEVYKEFSNYSDGTETLVENHLCATEEGPPLASFKAVFMPLAYGLIFLLGMVGNILVLVILERHRQTRSSTETFLYHLAVADLLLVFVLPFAVAEGIVGWVLGTVLCKVVIALHKVNFYCSSLFLACIAVDRYLAIVHAVHAYRHRRPLSIHMTCATVWLAGLFFALPEILFAKISQPRHNNSLLRCTFSQENQAESNAWFVSRFLYHIGGFLLPMLVMSWCYVGVVHRLCQAQRRPQRQKAIRVAILVTSVFFLCWSPYHIIIFLDTLVRLRTVGNSCSLNGYLPVAITTSEFLGLAHCCLNPVLYTFAGVKFRSDLSRLLAKLGCASLASLCQLFPSWRKSSLSESENATSISTF; translated from the exons ATGAACTACCTAACCCTGAACGTGGACCTCATGAACTATAACCTGGAGGAGGTG TACAAGGAATTCAGCAACTACAGCGACGGCACAGAGACCCTGGTGGAAAACCACCTGTGCGCCACGGAGGAGGGACCCCCACTCGCCTCCTTCAAGGCTGTGTTCATGCCCTTGGCCTACGGCCTCATCTTCCTCCTGGGCATGGTGGGCAACATCCTggtgctggtgatcctggagcgGCACCGGCAGACGCGCAGCTCCACCGAGACCTTCCTGTACCACTTGGCAGTGGCCGACCTCCTCCTGGTCTTCGTCCTGCCCTTCGCGGTGGCCGAGGGCATCGTAGGCTGGGTCCTGGGCACCGTCCTCTGCAAAGTCGTGATCGCCTTGCACAAGGTCAACTTCTACTGCAGCAGCCTGTTCCTGGCCTGCATCGCCGTGGACCGCTACCTGGCCATCGTCCACGCTGTCCATGCCTACCGCCACCGCCGCCCCCTCTCCATCCACATGACCTGTGCCACCGTCTGGCTGGCCGGCCTCTTCTTCGCCTTGCCAGAGATCCTCTTCGCCAAGATCAGCCAACCCCGCCACAACAACTCCCTGCTCCGCTGCACCTTCTCCCAAGAGAACCAAGCTGAGTCCAACGCCTGGTTCGTCTCCCGCTTCCTCTACCACATCGGTGGGTTCCTGCTGCCAATGCTGGTGATGAGCTGGTGCTACGTGGGGGTGGTGCACAGGCTGTGCCAGGCCCAGCGGCGCCCTCAGCGGCAGAAGGCCATCCGAGTGGCCATCCTAGTGACGAGTGTCTTCTTCCTCTGCTGGTCTCCCTACCACATCATCATCTTCCTGGACACCCTGGTGAGGCTGAGGACTGTGGGCAACAGCTGTAGCCTGAATGGCTACCTCCCCGTGGCCATCACGACGAGCGAGTTCCTGGGCCTGGCCCACTGCTGCCTCAACCCCGTGCTCTACACTTTCGCCGGCGTGAAGTTCCGGAGTGACCTGTCTCGGCTTCTGGCCAAGCTGGGCTGTGCCAGCCTTGCCTCCCTCTGCCAGCTCTTCCCTAGTTGGCGCAAGAGCAGTCTCTCTGAGTCAGAAAACGCCACCTCCATCTCCACCTTCTAG